In the Euphorbia lathyris chromosome 5, ddEupLath1.1, whole genome shotgun sequence genome, one interval contains:
- the LOC136229442 gene encoding glutaredoxin-C5, chloroplastic-like isoform X1: protein MALASHLITLSFPLKSSSSSSAFSPLYPLSTTCSFRLNDIHRKTIIGVDADKRHRISVLAMSSSSSSSSSSFGSRLEESIKKTVEDNAVVVYSKTWCSYSSEVKSLFKKLGVQPLVVELDELGAQGPQLQKTLERLTGQHTVPNVFIGGKHIGGCTDTVKLYRKGELEALLSEANAKST, encoded by the exons ATGGCGCTCGCATCTCACCTTATTACTCTTTCTTTTCCTCtcaaatcttcttcttcttcttccgctttCTCTCCTCTCTACCCTCTCTCTACCACCTGctctttcagactcaatgataTCCATCGAAAAACCATCATCGGCGTCGATGCCGATAAACGACACCGCATCTCTGTCTTAGCTatgtcttcttcctcctcctcctcttcctcctcctttgGCTCTAGGCTTGAAGAGAGCATCAAGAAGACCGTGGAAGATAACGCAGTCGTTGTCTATTCCAAGACTTGGTGCTC TTATTCATCTGAGGTGAAATCGTTGTTCAAGAAGCTCGGGGTGCAACCATTGGTTGTAGAATTGGACGAATTGG GCGCTCAAGGGCCACAATTACAGAAGACACTGGAAAGGCTCACTGGACAACACACTGTTCCAAATGTATTTATTG GGGGAAAACACATTGGAGGCTGCACAG ACACTGTGAAGCTATACCGGAAAGGAGAACTTGAAGCATTGTTGTCAGAAGCAAATGCTAAGAGTACATAG
- the LOC136229442 gene encoding glutaredoxin-C5, chloroplastic-like isoform X2: MALASHLITLSFPLKSSSSSSAFSPLYPLSTTCSFRLNDIHRKTIIGVDADKRHRISVLAMSSSSSSSSSSFGSRLEESIKKTVEDNAVVVYSKTWCSYSSEVKSLFKKLGVQPLVVELDELGAQGPQLQKTLERLTGQHTVPNVFIDTVKLYRKGELEALLSEANAKST; encoded by the exons ATGGCGCTCGCATCTCACCTTATTACTCTTTCTTTTCCTCtcaaatcttcttcttcttcttccgctttCTCTCCTCTCTACCCTCTCTCTACCACCTGctctttcagactcaatgataTCCATCGAAAAACCATCATCGGCGTCGATGCCGATAAACGACACCGCATCTCTGTCTTAGCTatgtcttcttcctcctcctcctcttcctcctcctttgGCTCTAGGCTTGAAGAGAGCATCAAGAAGACCGTGGAAGATAACGCAGTCGTTGTCTATTCCAAGACTTGGTGCTC TTATTCATCTGAGGTGAAATCGTTGTTCAAGAAGCTCGGGGTGCAACCATTGGTTGTAGAATTGGACGAATTGG GCGCTCAAGGGCCACAATTACAGAAGACACTGGAAAGGCTCACTGGACAACACACTGTTCCAAATGTATTTATTG ACACTGTGAAGCTATACCGGAAAGGAGAACTTGAAGCATTGTTGTCAGAAGCAAATGCTAAGAGTACATAG